In Dryobates pubescens isolate bDryPub1 chromosome 8, bDryPub1.pri, whole genome shotgun sequence, a genomic segment contains:
- the PLAU gene encoding urokinase-type plasminogen activator, translating to MKLLICLTVTLGTLVTGLDTVHSKKHYKLSYKHRLYDKECHCLNGGTCITYYLFSGINRCVCPEGYTGIHCELDTDSACYNENGEDYRGMATEDECLPWDLPSVIRRDRYHAHLRNALQLGLGKHNYCRNPNGRSRPWCYTKKGFTIRETPCNIEKCGPACGQRSISKYFKIVGGSQAEVESQPWVAGIFQNIRGVDHFLCGGSLIDPCWVLTAAHCFHNPSKRPQNKPVYKVFLGKSVLNVTDDKEQVFMVDDIISHPDFTDDTGGNENDIALLRIRTTSGHCAEESKYVRTVCLPEKNLYLRDNTRCEIAGYGKQDFYDIFYAQRLMSATVNLISQTKCKYEYYDNIRVTDNMVCAGDPTWMTDACKGDSGGPMVCEHNGRMMLYGIVSWGDGCAKENKPGVYTRVTQYLNWIDSNMNAVIAKSRFLPEPK from the exons ATGAAATTGCTCATCTGCCTCACAGTAACACTGGGGACACTTGTCACGGGACTAGATACT gtTCATAGCAAGAAGCACTACAAGCTATCATATAAACACAGACTATATGACAAGG AATGCCACTGTTTGAATGGAGGAACCTGCATTACCTATTACCTTTTCAGTGGAATTAATCGTTGTGTATGCCCAGAAGGATACACTGGGATTCACTGTGAACTGG ACACTGACAGCGCATGCTATAATGAGAATGGGGAGGACTATAGAGGAATGGCAACAGAAGATGAATGTCTGCCGTGGGACCTTCCCTCTGTAATCAGGAGGGACCGTTACCATGCTCACTTGAGGAATGCTTTGCAACTTGGACTGGGCAAACACAACTACTGCAG AAACCCAAATGGAAGAAGCAGGCCCTGGTGTTACACCAAAAAGGGATTCACCATTCGAGAAACACCCTGCAACATAGAAAAGTGTG GGCCTGCATGTGGTCAAAGGAGCATCAGCAAGTACTTCAAGATTGTTGGTGgaagtcaggcagaggttgagtCTCAGCCTTGGGTAGCTGGCATCTTCCAAAACATTAGGGGCGTCGATCACTTTCTgtgtggtggcagcctcattgACCCTTGCTGGGTGCTTACAGCAGCACACTGTTTTCATAATCC GTCAAAAAGGCCACAAAACAAACCCGTGTACAAAGTGTTCCTTGGGAAGTCCGTTCTGAATGTTACTGATGATAAGGAACAAGTGTTCATGGTTGATGACATCATCTCTCATCCTGACTTTACAGATGACACAGGTGGCAATGAGAATGATATTG CTTTGTTAAGGATAAGAACAACTTCTGGACACTGTGCAGAAGAATCCAAATATGTCAGGACTGTCTGCTTGCCAGAGAAGAACCTTTACTTACGAGATAATACCCGGTGTGAAATAGCTGGCTATGGAAAACAGGATTTTT ATGACATCTTCTATGCTCAAAGACTGATGTCAGCCACTGTAAACTTAATATCACAGACAAAATGCAAATATGAATACTATGACAATATCAGAGTTACTGACAACATGGTCTGTGCTGGAGATCCCACATGGATGACTGACGCATGCAAG GGAGATTCTGGTGGTCCCATGGTCTGTGAGCACAATGGCAGGATGATGCTTTATGGGATTGTCAGCTGGGGAGATGGCtgtgcaaaggaaaacaagccTGGTGTTTACACCAGAGTTACTCAATACCTTAACTGGATTGACTCCAATATGAATGCAGTAATTGCCAAGAGTCGTTTTCTTCCTGAACCAAAGTGA